The Borrelia turicatae 91E135 region ATTGGTAATGCTGTTAAAGCAGGTCAAGATGCTGCACCTGCAGAAGTAGCAAGTGTCAATGCCCTAGTTAAAGGAATTAAAGATATAGTTGGTGTAGTTTTGAAAGATGGTGAAGGAGATGCAGGCGCTACTAAGACAGAAGAAGCTGAGAAAAAATCAATTGGTAAGTTATTTAGTGGGAAAAAAGATACTGATGGTACAGAAACACAAGCTGCTGCAGCTAGTGCATCAATAGGAGCAGTAACTGGGGCTGATATATTAAAAGCTATTGCTAAGTCTGCTTTAACCGAAGCTGATAAAGATATTGATAAAGCAAGTAACGCAGCAGAGATTGCTACTGCTAAGGCTGATGCTAATGGTAAAGATTTTGGAGATGGACAGAAAGATGCAGTTATTGCTGCTGGTATTGCTTTAAGAGCTATGGCTAAGGGTGGTAAATTTGCTGCTAAAACTGGGGAAGATAAATCTGCTCATGCAGTTAATGGAGCAGCAACAAGTGCGGTAGGTAAGACTTTAAATACTCTGATAATAGCAATAAGAAATACTGTTGATAGTGGATTGAAAACAATAAATGCAGTTCTTGCTACAGTTACACAAGAAGATAAGTCTGCAGAAGCTACTACACCTGCAGACGCAACAGCTAGTGGACAGTAACAATAAATAATGATTAATAACAAATACATAACTAAATAAAGTCATTTTAGGAAAACTTTTCTTTTCATAAGAATTGTTTTCCTTTTATTTATCTCTTGTAATAATTCAGCTACTGCTCCTAAAGATGGGCAAGCAGCTAAATCTGATGGCACTGTTATTGACCTAGCTACAATAACTAAAAACATAAAAGACACTGTTGCTTTTGCTAAGAGTGTTAAAGAAGTTCATACTTTAGTTAAGTCTGTTGATGAGCTCGCTAAAGCTATTGGTAAGAAAATTAAAACAGATGAGACAGGTGCTTTAGAGGCTTTTACAGCTGATCAAAATGAACAGTTAATTGCAGGGGCATTTCAAGTAGTATCAGCTGTAAAAGGTGAATTAGAGAGTTTAGTGCAGGTAGATGGAATCTCTGATGCACTTAAGGCAAAGGTTAATGAGGCCAAAAATGCAAATGATGGTTTATTAGTTAAATTTAAAAGCTCTGCAAAGGATAATGAAAGTGTTAAAAAAGATGCAGAAGCAAAAAAAGTTATAGATAAAACCGATGCTTCTGCTTCTGACCTTAAAAAATTAAATACAGTCATTGATGAGTTGTTAACTTCTGCTGAATCTGCAGTAACAGCTGCAATTACACAGCTTACAACTTCTGTTAAGGCAGAGCCTACTAAGTCTTAATTAAGAAATTAATTATTATAAGATTACTTTTTAATCAATCGTAATTATCTGATAAAATAAAGTCTATAA contains the following coding sequences:
- a CDS encoding variable large family protein, with translation MKRITLSALLMTLFLLLSCGSGSAKAEDPKTLFLTSIANLGKGFLDVFTSLSDMITGAFGIKAETKKSEVGKYFTDIANTMTSVKEKLNTVVTAHGNYPKVKSVVDTFITNTLDKIADGAKTAASGATSSDAIGNAVKAGQDAAPAEVASVNALVKGIKDIVGVVLKDGEGDAGATKTEEAEKKSIGKLFSGKKDTDGTETQAAAASASIGAVTGADILKAIAKSALTEADKDIDKASNAAEIATAKADANGKDFGDGQKDAVIAAGIALRAMAKGGKFAAKTGEDKSAHAVNGAATSAVGKTLNTLIIAIRNTVDSGLKTINAVLATVTQEDKSAEATTPADATASGQ
- a CDS encoding Vsp/OspC family lipoprotein, with the translated sequence MDLATITKNIKDTVAFAKSVKEVHTLVKSVDELAKAIGKKIKTDETGALEAFTADQNEQLIAGAFQVVSAVKGELESLVQVDGISDALKAKVNEAKNANDGLLVKFKSSAKDNESVKKDAEAKKVIDKTDASASDLKKLNTVIDELLTSAESAVTAAITQLTTSVKAEPTKS